CTCATTCCGGGGTGCTCGGCCTCTCGACCTCCCCGCCCCGTGTCCTCGGTGTGGCTGCCTGCCGTGCTCGCAGCAGGACCACCGCGGCGGGCGGCCGAGGGCACCTGTCCCGATCCAGGGCGGGCGGGGCCCGATGGCGGGGGTGGACCGGCGACAGGCACGAACCGACAGCCGGCCGGGCGCGCCGCGACGGCACCCCGGGCGGCATGGACCGGCCGACAGGGATCGCCGCCTCGGCGATGCGACGTCCGAGTCCGCGGAACGAGCCGGGCGCCTGATCGCCTGCCGTGTCGCCTGCCGGAGTTCAGCTCTCGGAGTCCTCCGGGGGTGTCACCGAGGCGAGGGCACGTTCCACACGGTCACGCGCACCCGCGAGCCGACGCTCGCAGACGGTGGCCAGCGCCTCGCCGCGTTCCCACAAGGCCAGGGACTCCTCCAAGGACAGCCCGCCCTGTTCCAGTCTGCGCACCACGTCGGCCAGCTCGTCCCGGGCCTGCTCGTAGCCCATCGCGGCCTGCTCCGCGTCCGGCTCCACGGCGGCGGCCGTCGACCGCTCCTCTTGTTCGCTCACACCGTCGAGCTTCCCAGGCGACTGCCCAGGGAGACCACCGCGGTGGCGACCGTCTGGTCGTAACCGCTCACGGCCTCCGCGAACTCCTCGCCGTCGCCCTCGTCGACCGCCGCACCGATGCGCCGCGTCGCCGCGGCCACCCGCAGCCCGTGCGCGGAGTCGTTCCAGCGATCCCCGCCCGCGGCCGAGGCCAGCGCGGCTGATAACGCCAGCAGATGAGCGCTCAGATCACGCCGCGCCGGGGAGTCGCACCCGGCGAGCAGTCCCACCCAGCAGTCGGCAGCCGCCAGGTCGGCCGCCTCGGCTCTACGCCGTACCGTGTCGTCCTCGGGCATCCGCCCGGGGTTGTCGGCGCCGGGCATCGAGGTTCTCACCGCAGCCAAGGTGAGGGGAAGAAAGGTGGGCTTGCTCGCCGGGTAGGGCACCACTACCTCCGGTCACCGCTGTCGGTCGGTTGTGTCACGACGGCTCGCACCGCGCCGTCGACCACCCGCACCCGCAGCACCGTTCCCGGCGAGGCGTCGGCGATGGATGTGAGCACCCCGGCAGCTCCATCCGCGTCAACACGCTGTACGACCGCATAACCACGAGCCAATGTGGCAGCGGGTCCGAGAGTGGTCAATCGGGATCGGGTCGCATCGAGACCAGACTCCGCGGTCGACAACCCCGTCAGCACCGCACGTAGGCCGCGCTCGCGCAATGTTGCCACTTCCTGCGCCCGGTGTGCCAGTGGCGCGAGGGGAGACGCCAGCACCGGTCTGCTCCGCAGCGACGTCAGCAGTCGGGTCTCCCGGTCCACCCAGCCGTGCAGCGCGCGGCGACCGCGGTCCCGCAACAGACTGATCCGGGCGACCTCCTCCGCCATGTCCGGTACGACCCGCTTTCCCGCACCCGTCGGCGTGGAACAGCGAAGATCCGCGACATGATCCACGAGCGGGGTGTCCGGTTCGTGGCCGATCGCGCTGACCACGGGCGTCCGGCAGGCGGCCACGGCACGACACAGTGTCTCGTCCGAGAACGGCAGCAGATCCTCCACACTGCCTCCGCCTCGGGCCAGCACGATGACCTCGACGGCCGGGTCGGCGTCCAGCTCCCGCAGCGCCGTGACGATCTGCGGCACCGCCGTCGTTCCCTGCACCGCGACGTTGCGCACCTCGAAGCGCACCGACTGCCAACGTGCGGTGGCATTGGTGATCACGTCGTGTTCCGCGGCCGAGGCACGGCCGGTGATGAGGCCGACCTTGTTCGGCAGGAACGGCAGCCGTCGCTTCCGCGCCGGGTCGAACATGCCCTCCGCCGCGAGCAGCCTCCGCAGCCGCTCGATGCGCGCCAGCAGCTCGCCGATGCCCACCGCCCTGATCTCGTCCACCCGCAGGCTCAGCGTGCCCCTGGCAAGGTAGAACGTGGGCTGACCGTGCACGACGACCCGCGCCCCGTCGGTCAGCGGCGGACTCGCCGACCGCACCAGCCCGGCGGGGCAGGTCAGGGTGAGCGACACCTCGGCAGCGGGATCACGCAGCGTCAGAAACGCCGTTCCCGTGCCGGGACGTGCCGAGATCTGAGTGATCTGCCCTTCCACCCAGACCGAGCCGAGGCGGTTGACCCAGTCGGAGATCTTGCGGGCGACGGTGCGTACCGGCCATGGCTCGCTCGGGGAGGTGGGCGGGGCGGCAGCGGCACGTGCCTGCGATGCGGAGCCGCTGGAACCGGGGACCTCAGGCGACGGCGTCACTCGGCGCCCACCGTGACCAGGCGGTTCGACAGCATTCGGACATAGGCGGGCCGGGCCCGCCCGGCCCGCTCGTAGGAGAGCAGCGCGCGTAGCTGCTCCGGCGAGAGGCTGCGCAACCTGCCCCGAAGCTGAGCGAGACTGAATGCGTCGTAGCCCGTGACCGGCGCATCGGAGGGATGCGCGGAGTCCTCCTCCGGCACCACGGCCCCCACGAAACGGGCGGGAGTGGAATCGCCGCTCGGCGCCTCCACGTCGTCGGACGCGAGAACGGCTTGGCCCCTGGTATCGGCTTCGGTCCCGCGCGGGCCGCCTGCCGAGCCGCGGTCGGCCGCCGGTCCGGCCGCGGTCGGCTCGGCCGCCGCCGGTCTGCGCTCGGCCGAGCGTCTACCCGCCGAGGCACGGCCGCGGGCCGCAGGCGCGTCGCCGAGGACGGGATCGCGCAGGGTGATCTCAGCGGGGCCGGCGGCACCGAGGTCCGCATCGTCGCCGTCGTCGGCGCCGCTGCCACCGGCGCGCCCGTCCTCGGATGCGGAAGCGGTGGAGCGTCGGTCCGCCGCCGAGACGTCATCGGCGACATCATCGCCGGGGAGATCCTCGTCGAAGGTCGCCCACTCGGGATTCTCCTCGGGCGGTTGCAGTCCGGACAGTGCCTCGTCGCCCTTGATGGCGAGTTCGGTCACCTGCTGCTGGACCCGCATCGACAGGGAGAGCGCCTGACTGACCACCGTGACCGGCAGTCCCGCCAGCTGCTCGGGGAGCCTGCGGGCCTGCTCGACGGCGGTCACCGCCAGACCCGCGGCCAGCCGAACGGGTAGTGGCAAGTTCGTCATGCTCCCAGCGTGCCGTAGGTGGGCGTGGCTGCACAGCGCGAACCGGCAAATCCGGCACCCTCGCCGCCGGGCGGCTGGGTGGGCTCGACCGGGGGAGGTCCGTAGGCTGGGGCCATGACCGCCTCGACGCCAGAAGCCTCCTCCGCGCAGCCGGCCGGCGAGCCGATGCAGGAGCAGGCCGAGACGACCGCCCGTAAACGTGTGCTGCTGGCCAAGCCACGTGGCTACTGCGCGGGCGTGGACCGCGCGGTGATCACCGTCGAGAAGGCCCTCGACACCTACGGCGCCCCGGTATACGTCCGCAAGGAGATCGTGCACAACAAGCACGTCGTGCAGACGCTCCAGGATCGTGGCGTGATCTTCGTGGACGAGACCGACGAGGTCCCGGAAGGCGCCCTCGTGGTGTTCTCCGCCCATGGTGTCTCGCCCGCCGTCCACGAGGAGGCGGAACGGCGCAACCTGCGGACCATCGACGCCACCTGTCCGCTGGTGACCAAGGTTCATCAGGAGGCTCGGCGCTTCGCCCGCGACGATTACGACATCCTGCTGATCGGCCACGAGGGGCACGAGGAGGTCGAGGGCACCGCGGGTGAGGCTCCCGACCACGTGCAGCTCGTCGATCGGCCCGAGGACGTGGCCAAGGTGGAGGTCCGCGACCCGTCGAAGGTGATCTGGCTGTCGCAGACGACCCTGAGCGTCGACGAGACCATGGAGCGAGTCGACCAGCTCAAGGAACGCTTCCCGGAGCTGCGGGACCCCCCGTCCGACGACATCTGCTACGCCACCCAGAACCGGCAGGTCGCCGTGAAGGCGATGGCCGCCGAATGCGAACTCGTGCTGGTCGTCGGGTCGCAGAACTCGTCGAACTCGAAGCGACTCGTCGAGGTCGCGCTGCAGTCCGGCTCCGATGCCGCGCATCTGATCGACTTCGCGCACGAGATCGACGAAAGCTGGCTCGAGGGCGTGACGACCGTCGGAGTCACCAGCGGCGCCTCCGTGCCCGACGTGCTGGTTCTTGGTGTCCTGGACTACCTCGCGGAGCGTGGCTGGGGCGAGGTCGAGGAGGTCACGACCGCCAACGAGAAGATCACCTTCGCGCTGCCTCGAGAGCTCCGGCAGGCGATGTCCGACGTTCGCTGAGGCCGCCGAGGCTCGGCTGCCGGGCCGGGACTGCCGGGCTCGTTCGTGGGCGGGGTGAGTCCCTTCGACCGTCCCTGCCGTTCCGCTCTGTGCCCTGTGTCGTTCGTGTCCTGTGGCCGGGTGCCGGTGGGCCGCGTGCGTGTCGCTCACGACGATGGCGCGCCGGTTCCGGCCCGGTTCGGGTCGGCCCGGTTCGGTTCGGTTCGGCCCGTTCGGTTCGGTTCGCACTGCCTCGGTCCGGCCGGGTCGCGGTCCGGCCGGGTCGCGGTTCGGCCCGGCTCGGTCGGGCCCGGCCCCGCGCAGCCGGGGCGGGCGGGCGGAGTGTCGGGTCGCGTGTCCGGGTCCGGCCGGGGATCCCGCTCGGCCAGTTGCGCCCGGCGGGCAGACCCCCGAGAAGGCGGCTGCTCAGGTGCTCGCTTGTCGGCTACCGGGCAGGCTGTCAGACGATGGCCATAGCGGCCGTCGATCCGCGCACCCGAGGCACTGAGCAGGCCTGACTCCGGCAGGACGGATGCGCACCGGCGGTCCTGCGACATCGGCGTCGGGCCGATGGCTCGCGTTCGTCGACTGGTGAGGCCGCCGGGTTCGGAGGAGTCCGCGATGAGAGGTGCGTCCGCCGATCGATGTGAGGCTCGGCGCGGAAACCACGGGTCGCGCCGGTGAGGTCCCGCCGTGGTGTGCAGCGATGCCGAGGCCGCAGGCCCGTCGGATGTCGGCTCCCCGAACCGCCTCGCTGAAGGTGTACCGATGAGCGAGATCCAGCGACCGGTTCGCCGCTGATCGGTCAGGCGGACCATTCGCCGAGGCCGAGACCAGCGGACACCATGTCCTGCGTGGCGTGGACCGTCGGCCCCCGCACGCCGCCTGTGGCACCGGACGCCCTGTGTCGGATGGACTCAGGAGCACCGACGACGCGGTGTTCTCCAGGCGTCCGAGCCGGTGCGGCTCGGTTCCGGCGGCCGTCGTCGGGGACGTCGGCGCGGCCGGGCGACTGAAGAAGCCGCCCGGTCGACCAGACCGGCCGACAAGACGAGGCCGCGCCCGAGCCCTCTGCTCAGTCGTCTAGATCGTCTCGGCGGCGGGGCGGCCGTCGCCGAGACTCCGGCCTGCCGCGCCCGCCCGACGGCCCGTCGAACTCGTCCGATTCCCGGGGCGCGCGGGCGGGCCGGCCTGCCCGCGGCTCCGGGCGAGCCGCACGACTGCCCTGCGGCCTGCCCGCCGCGCTCGTCCGGCGGGGCGCGGACGAGCGAGAATCGTCACCACGCCGTTCCTCTGGTTCACCATCCCGCGGCCTGGCAGGCCGATTCGGTCGCCGGGTCGCCCCTGCCTTGTCTGAGGACGCACGAGCCCCCTTCGGGGCCGTGCTCGCCCCGCCGCCGGAACGGCCCGCCGACCGAGCCTCCGAAGCCGACCTGCCCTTGCCCTCGGCCCTGGCCTTCGACGAGGCGGAGCCCGCCGCCCCGGCTCGACTCGACGTCTCCGAGCGGTCCGCGCGTCGACCAGCCTCTCGGGCGGGGCGCCTGCCCGCGTCCGTGGTCTTCTTTCCGGTCGGAGTCTGCTCGGCCTCCGCATCTCGCAGCGGTTCCCGCTGTAGGAAGTAACGGGCGAGACCGATGCCCACGGTGAGCACGGTGGTGATTCCCATCACCGGGAAGGCGTTGATCAGCGGCATGCTCAGCCTCACGAGCATCCTCGTCATGTCGCCGGCCGTCGGACCGGCGGTCAGCCACAGGATCAGCGGGAAGGACACCCCGATGATCAGCGGCGGCTGGACGATGGGCCCGAACAGACTCTGCCGCTGGACCAACGCCACGGCCAGTACACAGCCCAGGGCGTAGATCACTTGGGACACGAGCCGGGGACCGTCGAGGAACAGCACGTCGGCGAGGGTGCCGATCAAGGTCGAGCCGAGCGCGACCAGGATCGCCATCCACCAGGTGATACCTCGGGAGTCACGAAACGCCGATCGCTCGGCCCAAGGGATCTCTGTCGGCTCTTCGTCGGCAGACAGCAGTTGTTCACGGTCGCGGGAGGCGCTCACGGCGTCCACCGTAATCTGTTCACCGTATGGATTCGGTCGGACCTGGGACTTCACCGGCCCGGCAGGTCGGGTGAATGTCGTCCTTGGCCGTTCAGTCCGGATTCATCAGCCGTCCCCATTCGAGCCGATCGGTTCGTGCGGTGTGGACGGCGGCGACCGCCGTTCGGCCGGGATCAGGGCGGCGACCGTCTCATCGCGTCGCACCGAGGCCAGTTCCGTGGGACTCGCGGCTGCCTCCCGCAACGGCTCCGTAGCGGCCCGAAAGCTCTCCAGGGCATCGAGTTCCCGCCTGCGCGCGGACAGGAATCTCTGGAGATGGGTGCTTGAGAGGTTCACCGCGTCGACGGCGGCCCCTGCCGAGCGATGAGCCGCTGCCGCCTGGCGTCGGACCTGTTCGACGTCCTCGGCGAGGGCTCGTTCGGTGGCCGAGAACAGCGCGGCGGAGGCCAGCACGCCGAAGCCGGTCGGGCCGCAGAGGAAGACGCGGCGGTCGAGCAGCCATCGCAACAGGTGGGGGTCGGAGTCCAGGGCGGCCACCACGGCGGCGTCGGACGGGACGAACATGATGGCTCCATAGACGGCGTCGGCCCAGCGCTGGTACTCGCGTCCCGCGAGTTCCGCGGCTCTGGCGCGGATGTTGCGGGCATGGACGCGCAGTGCATCGGCCCGCTCCCGCGCGTCGTCGGTCTCCACCGCCTCCACCCAGCCGGCCAGACTGGTCTTGGCGTCGACCGGCACCCGTCTTCCGTCGCCGACCGAGAGGACGAGGTCCGGCCGTGCGGAACCGCCGCCCGCCAAGTCGGTCTGGACCGTGAAGTGCAGCCCTTCGCGCAGGCCCAGGGCCTTGGCGGTCTCGACGAGCATCTGCTCGCCGAGTTCGCCTCGCCCGCTGATCGAGGCGAACGCGACCTCGTAGCGCCGCAATGCGGCCTGGTGTTCCGCGGACCTGGCGCGCTCGGCGCCCACCAGGTCCATCGCGGCGTCGGTGCGCCGCACGCTGTCGGTGTAGAGGCGCCACACCAGGGCCAGCGCACCCGCGAGAGCCAGCGCGAGCACGATCGCCGCGGTGCTGATCACTACTGCGGACATGTCCAACCTCCTGCCGGTCTCGTCCCGAGTGGACGACGTCGTCCTGGACCGATCATGGCCCAGTCGAGGTGGTCGACGCTCGCCTACAGGCCCTCGAACACACGTTCGAGTGGATCTCAGGGGTTGTGCGTGATCTCGGTCTGCAATGCCTCTAGCGTGACGGCATGCGCATCCTCCACACCTCCGACTGGCATCTCGGCCGCACGTTTCACGGCCGCGATCTGCTCGGTGATCAACGGGATGTACTGGCAGGACTGGCGGATGTGGTGCGAGCGGAGGGAGTCGACGTGGTCGTCATCGCGGGCGATCTCTACGACCGTGCCGTTCCGTCGGGCGAGGCGGTGGGGGTCTGTCACCACATCCTCGCCGCGCTGCGAGAGGCGGGCGCCGCCATCGTGCTCACCTCGGGAAACCACGACTCGGCGCCGAGGCTCGGGGCCTATGCGGACTTCGCCGCGGTCGGCGGACTACACCTGCGTACCCGCGTCTCCGCGCTGGACGAGCCCGTCATGCTCGACGACGAGCACGGGCCGGTCGCGTTCTACGGGATCCCCTAT
This genomic stretch from Actinoalloteichus hoggarensis harbors:
- a CDS encoding exodeoxyribonuclease VII small subunit, with product MEPDAEQAAMGYEQARDELADVVRRLEQGGLSLEESLALWERGEALATVCERRLAGARDRVERALASVTPPEDSES
- a CDS encoding sugar ABC transporter substrate-binding protein; amino-acid sequence: MRTSMPGADNPGRMPEDDTVRRRAEAADLAAADCWVGLLAGCDSPARRDLSAHLLALSAALASAAGGDRWNDSAHGLRVAAATRRIGAAVDEGDGEEFAEAVSGYDQTVATAVVSLGSRLGSSTV
- the xseA gene encoding exodeoxyribonuclease VII large subunit, which translates into the protein MTPSPEVPGSSGSASQARAAAAPPTSPSEPWPVRTVARKISDWVNRLGSVWVEGQITQISARPGTGTAFLTLRDPAAEVSLTLTCPAGLVRSASPPLTDGARVVVHGQPTFYLARGTLSLRVDEIRAVGIGELLARIERLRRLLAAEGMFDPARKRRLPFLPNKVGLITGRASAAEHDVITNATARWQSVRFEVRNVAVQGTTAVPQIVTALRELDADPAVEVIVLARGGGSVEDLLPFSDETLCRAVAACRTPVVSAIGHEPDTPLVDHVADLRCSTPTGAGKRVVPDMAEEVARISLLRDRGRRALHGWVDRETRLLTSLRSRPVLASPLAPLAHRAQEVATLRERGLRAVLTGLSTAESGLDATRSRLTTLGPAATLARGYAVVQRVDADGAAGVLTSIADASPGTVLRVRVVDGAVRAVVTQPTDSGDRR
- a CDS encoding lipid droplet-associated protein, with translation MTNLPLPVRLAAGLAVTAVEQARRLPEQLAGLPVTVVSQALSLSMRVQQQVTELAIKGDEALSGLQPPEENPEWATFDEDLPGDDVADDVSAADRRSTASASEDGRAGGSGADDGDDADLGAAGPAEITLRDPVLGDAPAARGRASAGRRSAERRPAAAEPTAAGPAADRGSAGGPRGTEADTRGQAVLASDDVEAPSGDSTPARFVGAVVPEEDSAHPSDAPVTGYDAFSLAQLRGRLRSLSPEQLRALLSYERAGRARPAYVRMLSNRLVTVGAE
- a CDS encoding 4-hydroxy-3-methylbut-2-enyl diphosphate reductase, with the translated sequence MQEQAETTARKRVLLAKPRGYCAGVDRAVITVEKALDTYGAPVYVRKEIVHNKHVVQTLQDRGVIFVDETDEVPEGALVVFSAHGVSPAVHEEAERRNLRTIDATCPLVTKVHQEARRFARDDYDILLIGHEGHEEVEGTAGEAPDHVQLVDRPEDVAKVEVRDPSKVIWLSQTTLSVDETMERVDQLKERFPELRDPPSDDICYATQNRQVAVKAMAAECELVLVVGSQNSSNSKRLVEVALQSGSDAAHLIDFAHEIDESWLEGVTTVGVTSGASVPDVLVLGVLDYLAERGWGEVEEVTTANEKITFALPRELRQAMSDVR
- a CDS encoding DUF6542 domain-containing protein is translated as MKSQVRPNPYGEQITVDAVSASRDREQLLSADEEPTEIPWAERSAFRDSRGITWWMAILVALGSTLIGTLADVLFLDGPRLVSQVIYALGCVLAVALVQRQSLFGPIVQPPLIIGVSFPLILWLTAGPTAGDMTRMLVRLSMPLINAFPVMGITTVLTVGIGLARYFLQREPLRDAEAEQTPTGKKTTDAGRRPAREAGRRADRSETSSRAGAAGSASSKARAEGKGRSASEARSAGRSGGGASTAPKGARASSDKAGATRRPNRPARPRDGEPEERRGDDSRSSAPRRTSAAGRPQGSRAARPEPRAGRPARAPRESDEFDGPSGGRGRPESRRRPPRRRDDLDD
- the rmuC gene encoding DNA recombination protein RmuC; translation: MSAVVISTAAIVLALALAGALALVWRLYTDSVRRTDAAMDLVGAERARSAEHQAALRRYEVAFASISGRGELGEQMLVETAKALGLREGLHFTVQTDLAGGGSARPDLVLSVGDGRRVPVDAKTSLAGWVEAVETDDARERADALRVHARNIRARAAELAGREYQRWADAVYGAIMFVPSDAAVVAALDSDPHLLRWLLDRRVFLCGPTGFGVLASAALFSATERALAEDVEQVRRQAAAAHRSAGAAVDAVNLSSTHLQRFLSARRRELDALESFRAATEPLREAAASPTELASVRRDETVAALIPAERRSPPSTPHEPIGSNGDG